From a single Octopus sinensis linkage group LG5, ASM634580v1, whole genome shotgun sequence genomic region:
- the LOC115212027 gene encoding zinc finger protein OZF-like isoform X2: MDSVSQNIADSSLTPKNFSRSFNQDMITSQNRNDPCKFYGISYTETACAVSAYIPPASHPLIPSQSLDNNGSLMISVTSQSVHTGVLPALPDASLQPSSNSKAINSKKLDQPRPYNCHFCSKKFSQSGHLTKHLRVHTGEKPYECTFCKKRFSQSNNLTAHMRTHTAEKPYECPCCGLAFSRSDNLATHVRTHTGEKCFPCTMCPKSFSHSGNLTEHIKTHTGEKPFECEYCNKKFSQSGHLTKHLRIHKGEKPYTCNFCSKAFSQSNNLTVHLRIHTAERPFLCNFCSSTFPRSDSLKRHLRVHSGERIYECNHCEKTFSHAGNLSEHLKTHTGEKPYACTLCEKKFVQSGHLTKHLRTHTGEKPFSCSVCKKSFIQSGHLSKHMKIHQKDSLYLGTCSKDSSSTDPPEALTEPPTSESVCAETQPTISL, translated from the coding sequence ATGGATTCAGTCAGTCAAAATATTGCTGATTCCTCACTAACACCAAAGAATTTCAGCAGAAGCTTTAACCAAGATATGATCACTAGTCAGAACAGAAATGATCCTTGCAAGTTCTATGGTATATCATATACTGAAACTGCTTGTGCTGTATCTGCATATATTCCACCAGCATCACATCCTTTGATACCCTCACAGTCATTGGATAATAATGGAAGTTTAATGATATCAGTTACTTCACAGTCAGTACATACTGGAGTGCTGCCTGCATTACCGGATGCATCTTTACAACCTTCATCTAATTCAAAGGCAATAAATTCGAAAAAATTAGATCAGCCCAGGCCATACAACTGCCATTTTTGTTCAAAGAAATTTTCACAGTCCGGTCACTTAACAAAACATCTCCGAgttcatactggtgagaaaccttatgaGTGCACTTTCTGCAAAAAGCGGTTTTCTCAGTCAAATAATCTTACTgcacatatgcgtacacatactGCCGAGAAACCTTATGAATGCCCTTGTTGTGGACTTGCCTTTTCTCGATCTGACAACCTTGCAACCCATGTTAGGACACATACTGGTGAAAAATGTTTCCCTTGTACGATGTGTCCTAAATCTTTTTCTCACTCTGGTAACCTCACCGAacacatcaaaacacacacaggagaaaaaccatttgAATGTGAATACTGCAACAAGAAATTTTCACAGTCAGGCCATCTTACCAAACACCTCAGGATTCACAAGGGAGAAAAACCCTATACATGTAACTTCTGCTCAAAAGCATTTTCCCAGTCAAATAACCTAACTGTACACTTGAGAATCCATACTGCAGAACGACCGTTTTTATGCAACTTTTGTTCAAGCACATTCCCACGTTCTGACTCTTTAAAGAGACATTTACGTGTGCATTCTGGAGAACGTATTTATGAATGTAATCATTGTGAGAAAACATTCTCTCATGCAGGGAATTTGAGTGAACACTTGAAGACACACACGGGGGAAAAGCCTTATGCATGTACACTTTGTGAGAAGAAATTTGTGCAGTCAGGACACTTAACAAAACATCTTAGAACAcacacaggggaaaaaccattTTCATGTTCAGTTTGTAAGAAATCCTTCATACAATCAGGACACCTATCAAAACACATGAAAATTCATCAAAAAGACAGTTTATATCTTGGTACATGTAGTAAGGATTCGAGTTCCACAGATCCCCCAGAAGCTCTAACAGAGCCTCCAACatcagagagtgtgtgtgcagaAACACAGCCCACAATATCGTTATAA
- the LOC115212027 gene encoding zinc finger protein OZF-like isoform X1: protein MLETVIKSVFKNVVDTFADADQDTYNYLNKRVVHLKKKDSVTDFSVHYLPSPALQKILIQNSIMDSVSQNIADSSLTPKNFSRSFNQDMITSQNRNDPCKFYGISYTETACAVSAYIPPASHPLIPSQSLDNNGSLMISVTSQSVHTGVLPALPDASLQPSSNSKAINSKKLDQPRPYNCHFCSKKFSQSGHLTKHLRVHTGEKPYECTFCKKRFSQSNNLTAHMRTHTAEKPYECPCCGLAFSRSDNLATHVRTHTGEKCFPCTMCPKSFSHSGNLTEHIKTHTGEKPFECEYCNKKFSQSGHLTKHLRIHKGEKPYTCNFCSKAFSQSNNLTVHLRIHTAERPFLCNFCSSTFPRSDSLKRHLRVHSGERIYECNHCEKTFSHAGNLSEHLKTHTGEKPYACTLCEKKFVQSGHLTKHLRTHTGEKPFSCSVCKKSFIQSGHLSKHMKIHQKDSLYLGTCSKDSSSTDPPEALTEPPTSESVCAETQPTISL from the coding sequence attatTTAAACAAACGTGTTGtgcacttgaagaaaaaagattCTGTAACAGATTTTTCTGTACATTACCTACCTTCCCCTGCCCTTCAGAAAATTTTAATCCAAAATAGCATTATGGATTCAGTCAGTCAAAATATTGCTGATTCCTCACTAACACCAAAGAATTTCAGCAGAAGCTTTAACCAAGATATGATCACTAGTCAGAACAGAAATGATCCTTGCAAGTTCTATGGTATATCATATACTGAAACTGCTTGTGCTGTATCTGCATATATTCCACCAGCATCACATCCTTTGATACCCTCACAGTCATTGGATAATAATGGAAGTTTAATGATATCAGTTACTTCACAGTCAGTACATACTGGAGTGCTGCCTGCATTACCGGATGCATCTTTACAACCTTCATCTAATTCAAAGGCAATAAATTCGAAAAAATTAGATCAGCCCAGGCCATACAACTGCCATTTTTGTTCAAAGAAATTTTCACAGTCCGGTCACTTAACAAAACATCTCCGAgttcatactggtgagaaaccttatgaGTGCACTTTCTGCAAAAAGCGGTTTTCTCAGTCAAATAATCTTACTgcacatatgcgtacacatactGCCGAGAAACCTTATGAATGCCCTTGTTGTGGACTTGCCTTTTCTCGATCTGACAACCTTGCAACCCATGTTAGGACACATACTGGTGAAAAATGTTTCCCTTGTACGATGTGTCCTAAATCTTTTTCTCACTCTGGTAACCTCACCGAacacatcaaaacacacacaggagaaaaaccatttgAATGTGAATACTGCAACAAGAAATTTTCACAGTCAGGCCATCTTACCAAACACCTCAGGATTCACAAGGGAGAAAAACCCTATACATGTAACTTCTGCTCAAAAGCATTTTCCCAGTCAAATAACCTAACTGTACACTTGAGAATCCATACTGCAGAACGACCGTTTTTATGCAACTTTTGTTCAAGCACATTCCCACGTTCTGACTCTTTAAAGAGACATTTACGTGTGCATTCTGGAGAACGTATTTATGAATGTAATCATTGTGAGAAAACATTCTCTCATGCAGGGAATTTGAGTGAACACTTGAAGACACACACGGGGGAAAAGCCTTATGCATGTACACTTTGTGAGAAGAAATTTGTGCAGTCAGGACACTTAACAAAACATCTTAGAACAcacacaggggaaaaaccattTTCATGTTCAGTTTGTAAGAAATCCTTCATACAATCAGGACACCTATCAAAACACATGAAAATTCATCAAAAAGACAGTTTATATCTTGGTACATGTAGTAAGGATTCGAGTTCCACAGATCCCCCAGAAGCTCTAACAGAGCCTCCAACatcagagagtgtgtgtgcagaAACACAGCCCACAATATCGTTATAA